A region from the Peromyscus maniculatus bairdii isolate BWxNUB_F1_BW_parent chromosome 5, HU_Pman_BW_mat_3.1, whole genome shotgun sequence genome encodes:
- the Qng1 gene encoding queuosine 5'-phosphate N-glycosylase/hydrolase, which translates to MEFPLPPREAASFVTENSRDVYVDPEGVRRMAELLLPAAAAWRVEQWKSLHELNPRGADEAALNWVFVVDTLNFSFWAEQEEHRCEVHYGGRAYTGYWALCAAVNRALDQGIPITSASYYATVTLDQVQNIFRSDTATPMPLIEERHWILNETGKILLDKFGGSFLNCVKKCEKSALKLMYLVVENFPSYRDVAVFKGKLIAFYKRAQILVADTWSVLEGKGDGCFWDISSITIFADYRLPQVLLYFGALKYSKELLKKLLRGEMLLNGDRQEVEIRGCSIWCVEMIRDCLLELFEKSGEKPQGEINSVLLDFHLWDYARNHRNDMRGIPFHRTRCIYY; encoded by the exons ATGGAGTTCCCGCTGCCGCCGCGCGAGGCGGCGAGCTTCGTGACAGAGAACAGTCGCGACGTGTACGTGGACCCCGAGGGCGTGCGCAGGATGGCCGAGCTGCTGCTGCCCGCGGCCGCGGCGTGGCGCGTGGAGCAGTGGAAGTCCCTGCACGAGCTCAACCCGCGCGGGGCCGACGAGGCTGCGCTCAACTGGGTGTTCGTGGTGGACACGCTCAACTTCTCCTTCTGGGCGGAGCAGGAGGAGCACAGGTGTGAGGTGCATTACGGCGGGAGAGCGTACACCGGCTACTGGGCCCTGTGCGCCGCCGTGAACCGAGCGCTCGACCAAG ggaTACCAATAACTAGTGCCTCCTACTACGCCACAGTGACTCTTGATCAAGTTCAGAATATATTTCGTTCAGACACAGCCACGCCCATGCCTTTAATAGAAGAGAGGCATTGGATTCTAAATGAGACTGGGAAAATTCTGCTGGACAAGTTTGGAGGCTCTTTTCTTAATTGTGtcaaaaaatgtgaaaagagTGCACTGAAGTTAATGTACCTGGTTGTTGAAAATTTTCCTTCTTACAGAGATGTGGCAGTGTTTAAG GGGAAACTGATTGCCTTTTACAAACGAGCCCAGATCCTGGTGGCGGACACATGGAGTGTGctggaaggaaagggagatggCTGCTTTTGGGACATCTCCAGCATCACCATATTTGCTGATTACAGACTGCCACAAGTTCTCCTTTACTTTGGAGCCCTGAAATACTCGAAGGAATTACTGAAGAAGCTTCTCAGAG GAGAAATGCTCTTAAATGGAGATAGACAAGAGGTGGAAATTAGAGGTTGCTCAATTTGGTGTGTCGAGATGATCCGGGATTGTCTTCTGGAGCTTTTTGAGAAAAGCGGTGAGAAACCTCAGGGCGAGATCAACTCTGTTCTTCTGGATTTTCACTTGTGGGACTATGCCCGCAACCACAGGAATGACATGAGAGGAATTCCCTTTCATCGCACACGCTGCATTTATTACTGA